From the Alkalibacter rhizosphaerae genome, one window contains:
- a CDS encoding Asp23/Gls24 family envelope stress response protein, with the protein MEDKDRVKGNVIVSEDVISSIAASVVSDVEGVANLHHGLTGGIAEKLGKKNAKTIRVLQKDDDVTIELSVDVEFGVQIQKVAKKIQQKVKSAVEAMTGATVMEVNVNVEGVRMTPKHTD; encoded by the coding sequence ATGGAAGATAAAGATCGGGTAAAAGGAAATGTTATCGTCAGTGAAGATGTGATCTCTTCGATCGCCGCTTCTGTCGTTTCAGATGTGGAAGGTGTTGCAAATCTGCATCATGGGTTGACAGGAGGCATAGCGGAAAAGCTTGGGAAGAAAAATGCGAAAACCATACGTGTCTTGCAGAAGGACGATGATGTGACCATTGAACTATCCGTCGACGTAGAATTTGGTGTACAGATTCAAAAGGTTGCAAAGAAGATCCAACAAAAGGTGAAAAGTGCCGTAGAAGCCATGACGGGAGCCACGGTCATGGAGGTAAACGTCAATGTAGAAGGTGTCCGAATGACGCCGAAACATACGGATTGA
- a CDS encoding sn-glycerol-1-phosphate dehydrogenase gives MKKYEELLNRELECECGRKHFVPIKEVDFGFKPDQIGAIVKRLVDGNALLVVVDHHTDEQINDQVVGILREEGYDISVIRFMDTKLVPDERAVGAILMESMRNTKGIVAIGSGTINDLARFVGSRMDCPVISIATAPSMDGYAAAGSSLVVKGAKKTLKGVPVTAIYGDLDVVAGAPYEMIQAGFGDIIGKKTSLADWALSRVVTGEYWCDDIVSLVEDAADACIENGEAIAFREREAIEKLIDALVLSGIAMSLADDTRPASGGEHLISHYMVMKDIEKGKIIPSHGITVAFGTLVVSSLYEFLMNHPVFKARDDAAEIVEAIHPYLPSVKQTEEWLNVIGLSLEPSGYEVDKTLLRELVTNAGFIRDRFTIFTFLNQLHLLDEAADHVVRRWYP, from the coding sequence GGATTTCGGATTCAAACCAGACCAAATCGGCGCCATCGTGAAACGATTGGTGGACGGCAATGCCCTTTTGGTGGTGGTGGATCATCATACGGACGAGCAGATCAACGACCAAGTTGTTGGCATATTGAGAGAAGAAGGATACGACATTTCTGTCATTCGATTTATGGATACGAAGCTGGTCCCGGATGAACGTGCAGTAGGAGCCATCCTCATGGAATCGATGCGGAACACCAAGGGTATCGTAGCAATCGGTTCCGGAACCATCAATGATCTCGCCCGTTTTGTTGGTAGCCGTATGGATTGTCCGGTGATCAGCATTGCAACAGCGCCATCCATGGACGGCTATGCGGCAGCCGGATCTTCCCTGGTCGTCAAAGGAGCGAAAAAAACGTTGAAAGGAGTACCGGTAACAGCCATTTATGGCGATCTTGATGTGGTGGCAGGCGCTCCTTATGAGATGATCCAGGCAGGTTTTGGAGACATAATCGGTAAAAAGACTTCCCTGGCAGACTGGGCCTTGTCCAGAGTGGTCACTGGAGAGTACTGGTGTGACGATATCGTATCTTTGGTGGAAGATGCGGCAGATGCTTGTATTGAAAATGGAGAAGCCATTGCCTTTCGGGAAAGAGAAGCCATCGAAAAATTGATCGATGCCCTCGTTCTATCTGGAATCGCCATGTCACTGGCGGATGATACCAGACCGGCCTCTGGGGGAGAACACCTGATATCTCACTATATGGTAATGAAAGACATAGAGAAGGGGAAGATCATTCCCTCCCATGGAATCACGGTGGCATTTGGCACCTTGGTCGTCAGCAGCCTGTATGAGTTTCTTATGAACCATCCCGTGTTCAAGGCAAGAGATGATGCGGCTGAAATCGTGGAAGCGATCCATCCATATCTGCCATCCGTAAAGCAAACAGAAGAATGGTTGAATGTGATCGGTTTGTCCTTGGAGCCCTCCGGATACGAAGTGGACAAAACATTGTTGAGAGAATTGGTAACAAATGCAGGCTTCATCCGCGATCGTTTCACTATTTTCACTTTTTTGAACCAACTGCATCTCTTGGATGAAGCGGCGGATCACGTAGTTCGACGATGGTATCCATAG